The following nucleotide sequence is from Zingiber officinale cultivar Zhangliang chromosome 10A, Zo_v1.1, whole genome shotgun sequence.
CGTCCGGGCGTAGGTACGGCGAGCTTTGGCTGTCCACCACCAGCTCCCGCCCCACGTGGGCGTACCCTTCGTTCCGAGTTCTCAGCGGAGCCGCCGGTACGCGCGGCACCAAGTCGTGGGCGTTCACCACCCTCAGCACCTTCACCCCCCGCTTCTCCACCCGCTCCGCGAATGCTCGGTTCCCCACCCGCGGCCCACCGAAGGTGAACACCGCCGTGGCGGCGCGTTCCGGAGGTACAAGCGCCGCCACCTCTTCAGCCACCAGCACCGCCAGAGCCGCCCCCAGGCTGTGCCCCACCACTGTGATGCTCAGCTCCTCCCCCGCGTACTCCTTCCTTAGTTTCTTAACCTCCTCGACCACCGCCGCCGATAGGCTCGGCTTGTCTCCCAACCCCGGTGTCTTGTATAGACTCCGGAATCCGCATTCCACCTTCGCCACTTCCGACGAGAGTCGCTGTTCCTCTGTTTCCGCTCCCTGCTGCTCTGTTTCCGCCTCCGCCTCTTCGAGAGGAACGAGTTCGGTGCGGAAGTTTTCCGCCCACTCGAGGCAGGTGGAGGTGCCGCGGAGGGCGATGACGATGTCTCGGCGGCCCATGCGGCGGATCTCGCGCTCGTTCTCACAGACGGCAACGTAGCCGATCCAGCTGGTGGGGTGCGCGGCCATGACCCAGGGCGCCACCGTGTCGATCCACGGGGGGAGCTCGATGGAGGCGGTGGCGAAGAGGTTGCGCGTGACGCGATAGGAGCGGTCGGGGAGGAGGACGTGGCGGGGGCGACCCGGCGGCGCGCTGGTGGAGTGGAAAGCGTGGTAGGTGGCCTGCACGAACTCGCCGTAGCGCACGAGCTCGCGGCGGAGGTCGTCGTCGAGGGGGTCGAGGAGGCCCTCCCAGTCGCCGACGCCGTGGAAGCGGCGCCATCCGCCGGCGATACTACCGCGCGGGGAAGCGCGGTTGGAATTGGAGAGCAGACGGCGGAGGCGGGTTAAGCTCCTGGGGGACACCTCCTCGGCTCCGGCGTGCTTATTGGAGAACCCGCCGGCAGGGAAGAGGGCGGAGGTGAGGTTGAGAGCCTGCAGCAGGCGGCTGGTTCGGTACGACGAAGGAGGGTCGCTGACGCCATCAGGCTGCATCTTCGCCGGCGCCGAGGCAGCCGGAGGATTTTCCTGCTTCTGCTTCTCGAGGAGGCGCTCCAAGTTAGCGAGGTGCGCGTTCGTGGATAGGGTGGCAGCGGGCTGAGGAGCCGTGGCTGCGATGCTAGCGTGGACTGCGGTTGCGTGGTGGTGACGAGCGGTGATTGGATTGAGGGGCGAGTTGGGGAGGGCGTTGCGGCCCTGCGAGACGTGGCGCGGAGGAGCTGCCGCCATGGCCAAGGCGATCGAcatgagaagagaagagaagataagCGACTGACTTGGTAAGAGAAGAGACGGACGTGGACGCTATATATAGCCGGAAACATAATTGGTCAACGCCACGTAGGACGACTCGGAAGTTAAAATAAAAGACCGTTGGTCAAATATGATATTTGGTTTGGCCTTCGGACGCACAATCCGCGTGGTTTAGTTAAAACTTGTTCAATTTTTTGTTGgagaatttaatttaataataaataatattggGGAACGTGGAGGGGTCAATTTTTATTATGGTT
It contains:
- the LOC122026102 gene encoding phospholipase A1-Ibeta2, chloroplastic-like translates to MSIALAMAAAPPRHVSQGRNALPNSPLNPITARHHHATAVHASIAATAPQPAATLSTNAHLANLERLLEKQKQENPPAASAPAKMQPDGVSDPPSSYRTSRLLQALNLTSALFPAGGFSNKHAGAEEVSPRSLTRLRRLLSNSNRASPRGSIAGGWRRFHGVGDWEGLLDPLDDDLRRELVRYGEFVQATYHAFHSTSAPPGRPRHVLLPDRSYRVTRNLFATASIELPPWIDTVAPWVMAAHPTSWIGYVAVCENEREIRRMGRRDIVIALRGTSTCLEWAENFRTELVPLEEAEAETEQQGAETEEQRLSSEVAKVECGFRSLYKTPGLGDKPSLSAAVVEEVKKLRKEYAGEELSITVVGHSLGAALAVLVAEEVAALVPPERAATAVFTFGGPRVGNRAFAERVEKRGVKVLRVVNAHDLVPRVPAAPLRTRNEGYAHVGRELVVDSQSSPYLRPDADLSCCHDLEAYLHLVDGFRAAGGPFRENAKRSLARLLSQQGANIKKLYLNKAQELRLKQTAGSFGRCNSGQLASPSSTF